Proteins encoded by one window of Cucurbita pepo subsp. pepo cultivar mu-cu-16 chromosome LG14, ASM280686v2, whole genome shotgun sequence:
- the LOC111809982 gene encoding probable methyltransferase PMT14 yields the protein MGSKHNFPGNKNRGPISLFAVIGLCLFFYILGAWQRSGFGKGDSIAMEITRLSNCNVVKDLNFETHHSIEIIESSEPKKKVFKPCDIKYKDYTPCQEQDRAMTFPRENMIYRERHCPPVDEKLHCLIPAPKGYMTPFPWPKGRDYVHYANVPYKSLTVEKANQHWVEFQGNVFKFPGGGTMFPQGADAYIDELASVIPIADGSIRTALDTGCGVASWGAYLFKRNVLAMSFAPRDNHEAQIQFALERGVPAIIGVLGSIRLPYPSRAFDMAQCSRCLIPWTANDGMYLMEVDRVLRPGGYWILSGPPINWKTYYQTWKRSKKDLNAEQKKIEELAEQLCWEKKYEKGDIAIWRKKDNDKSCKRKKTAKICEANDVEDVWYQKMETCITPFPEVTSDGEVAGGKLKKFPARLFAVPPRVSNGLIPEVTVESFEEDNKIWRKHVNVYKKINKLIGSPRYRNVMDMNANLGGFAAAVHSKNSWVMNVVPTIAKNTLGAIYERGLVGMYHDWCEGFSTYPRTYDFIHGNDVFNLYENTCNLEDILLEMDRILRPEGIVILRDGVDVLNKVKKIAAGMRWDVKLMDHEDGPLVPEKIMVAVKQYWVVSSPHNSTSSDE from the exons ATGGGATCGAAGCATAATTTTCCGGGGAACAAAAACCGAGGTCCGATATCTCTATTTGCCGTGATTGGTCtatgccttttcttttacattttgGGAGCATGGCAGAGAAGTGGATTTGGGAAAGGAGATAGCATAGCAATGGAAATTACGAGGCTATCAAATTGCAACGTTGTTAAAGACTTGAACTTTGAGACTCATCACAGTATCGAGATTATCGAATCTtctgaaccaaaaaaaaaggtgTTCAAACCATGCGACATAAAGTACAAAGATTATACACCTTGCCAGGAACAAGACCGAGCTATGACATTCCCTAGGGAAAATATGATATACAGGGAAAGGCATTGCCCTCCAGTAGATGAAAAGTTGCACTGCCTCATTCCAGCTCCCAAAGGTTATATGACTCCATTTCCGTGGCCCAAAGGCCGTGATTATGTTCATTACGCTAATGTTCCATATAAGAGCCTGACAGTTGAGAAGGCAAATCAGCATTGGGTAGAGTTTCAGGGCAATGTATTTAAATTTCCTGGTGGTGGGACGATGTTTCCTCAAGGAGCCGATGCATATATCGATGAACTAGCATCAGTTATTCCAATTGCAGATGGTTCCATTAGAACAGCTCTGGATACTGGTTGTGGG GTTGCTAGCTGGGGTGCATATTTGTTCAAGAGAAATGTATTGGCCATGTCGTTTGCACCAAGAGACAATCACGAAGCACAGATACAGTTTGCACTGGAGCGTGGTGTACCTGCTATTATTGGCGTGTTGGGTAGTATACGCCTTCCATATCCATCTAGAGCCTTCGATATGGCGCAGTGTTCAAGATGCCTTATACCATGGACTGCAAATG ATGGTATGTATCTGATGGAAGTCGACAGAGTCCTCAGACCTGGTGGCTATTGGATCCTATCTGGCCCTCCAATCAACTGGAAGACCTATTATCAGACATGGAAGCGTTCTAAAAAGGATCTAAATGCAGAGCAGAAGAAAATCGAAGAGTTAGCCGAGCAGCTTTGTTGGGAGAAAAAATACGAGAAGGGAGATATTGCGATCTGGAGGAAAAAGGACAATGACAAATCCtgcaaaaggaagaagactGCAAAAATATGTGAAGCAAATGATGTAGAAGATGTCTG GTACCAGAAAATGGAAACATGCATCACCCCTTTTCCTGAGGTAACAAGTGATGGAGAAGTAGCAGGAGGGAAATTGAAAAAGTTCCCAGCAAGGCTTTTTGCTGTACCTCCCCGAGTATCGAACGGTCTAATTCCAGAGGTTACAGTTGAATCTTTTGAAGAGGACAACAAAATTTGGCGAAAGCATGTTAATGtttacaagaaaataaataaattgattggCAGCCCAAGATATAGGAATGTGATGGATATGAATGCAAACCTCGGGGGATTTGCAGCTGCGGTTCACTCGAAAAATTCTTGGGTGATGAATGTTGTGCCTACAATTGCCAAGAACACTCTCGGAGCCATTTACGAGAGAGGCCTTGTTGGCATGTATCATGATTG GTGTGAGGGCTTCTCTACTTACCCGAGGACGTACGACTTCATTCATGGGAATGATGTATTCAACCTGTATGAGAACAC GTGCAACCTCGAGGACATCCTTTTAGAGATGGACCGTATTTTGAGGCCAGAGGGAATCGTCATCCTCCGAGACGGGGTCGATGTCCTGAATAAGGTGAAGAAAATAGCTGCCGGTATGAGATGGGATGTGAAATTGATGGATCACGAGGATGGGCCTCTTGTGCCAGAGAAGATAATGGTTGCTGTTAAACAGTACTGGGTTGTAAGCAGCCCACACAACAGCACTTCCAGTGATGAATAA